In one Dasypus novemcinctus isolate mDasNov1 chromosome 25, mDasNov1.1.hap2, whole genome shotgun sequence genomic region, the following are encoded:
- the POMC gene encoding pro-opiomelanocortin, translated as MPRLCSSRSGALLLVLLLQASVEVHGWCLESSQCQDLTTESNLLDCLRACQPALSAETLVFSRHGDEQPLTEAPRKYVMGHFRWERFGRRDGSGGGAGRRRGQAAAAPAGEDPGPRGRGAEADARKGKRSYAMEHFRWGKPVGRKRRPVKVYPNGADGESAEAFPVEFKREQAGAALPAEGPRGDAAAGADLGTGLVLEPEAAATLDEWPSKRERFSSDSPPKDKRYGGFMSTEKGQTPLVTLFRNAIIKTAHKKGQ; from the exons ATGCCGAGATTGTGCAGCAGCCGCTCGGGGGCCCTGCTGCTGGTCTTGCTGCTCCAGGCCTCCGTGGAAGTGCACGGCTGGTGCCTGGAAAGCAGCCAGTGTCAGGACCTCACCACGGAAAGCAACCTGCTG GACTGCCTCCGGGCCTGCCAGCCCGCCCTCTCGGCCGAGACGCTCGTGTTCTCCCGCCACGGCGACGAACAGCCGCTGACCGAGGCCCCCCGGAAGTACGTCATGGGCCACTTCCGCTGGGAGCGCTTCGGCCGCCGGgacggcagcggcggcggcgcggggcgcaGGCGCGGGCAGGCGGCGGCGGCGCCGGCGGGCGAGGACCCGGGGCCCCGCGGCCGCGGCGCCGAGGCGGACGCGCGCAAGGGCAAGCGCTCCTACGCCATGGAGCACTTCCGCTGGGGCAAGCCGGTGGGAAGGAAGCGGCGCCCCGTGAAGGTGTACCCCAACGGCGCCGACGGCGAGTCGGCCGAGGCCTTCCCCGTCGAGTTCAAGAGGGAGCAGGCCGGGGCGGCGCTGCCCGCCGAGGGCCCGCGCGGGGACGCCGCGGCCGGGGCCGACCTGGGGACCGGCCTCGTGCTGGAGCCCGAGGCGGCGGCCACCTTGGACGAGTGGCCCTCTAAGCGGGAGCGCTTTAGCTCGGACAGCCCGCCCAAGGACAAGCGCTACGGCGGCTTCATGTCCACCGAGAAGGGCCAGACGCCTCTGGTGACCCTGTTCAGAAACGCCATCATCAAGACCGCCCACAAGAAGGGCCAGTGA